The proteins below come from a single Cricetulus griseus strain 17A/GY chromosome 6, alternate assembly CriGri-PICRH-1.0, whole genome shotgun sequence genomic window:
- the Bpifa3 gene encoding BPI fold-containing family A member 3, giving the protein MHPLWRFLILLLGLLVLPSALLKEPWPGLTTAHKDGRSTLERIIAQGLLKHNAEGRIQSIRLLDRLNVSGMAAPGMVGWLIGGMNFKQQQEISINITNVQLYCDGIQMAFPKEWFSTNITLEFDVEFQLPFNSNIIKTHARMGLTAESWLEKDEFGRRELVMGRCHMEPGSEGASMSTEAVPPKMKHFLHNLRESLGKVIPNLVESQVCPLIGDILRQLDVKLLKGLVEQVAARNLGQL; this is encoded by the exons ATGCATCCACTCTGGAGGTTCTTGATCCTCCTACTGGGATTGCTAGTCTTGCCCTCGGCCCTGCTCAAGGAGCCTTGGCCTGGACTGACCACAGCCCACAAGGATGGAAGGTCTACCCTAGAAAGAA TTATTGCACAGGGCCTCCTGAAGCACAACGCTGAAGGCCGGATCCAGAGCATAAGGCTCCTGGACCGCCTGAATGTCTCGGGGATGGCAGCCCCAGGGATGGTGGGCTGGCTGATTGGTGGCATGAACTTCAAGCAGCAACAAGAGATCAG CATCAACATCACCAATGTGCAGCTGTACTGTGATGGCATCCAGATGGCTTTCCCTAAAGAGTGGTTCTCCACAAACATCACACTGGAATTTGATGTCGAATTCCAACT GCCCTTCAATTCAAATATCATCAAAACGCATGCCCGCATGGGCCTTACTGCAGAGTCCTGGCTGGAGAAAGATGAGTTTGGCCGGAGGGAACTGGTGATGGGCAGATGCCACATGGAGCCCGGCAGTGAGGGTGCATCCATGTCCACTGA GGCAGTCCCACCCAAGATGAAACATTTTCTCCACAACCTCCGAGAAAGCCTGGGGAAAGTTATCCCGAACCTAGTAGAAAGTCAG GTATGTCCTCTGATCGGTGACATTCTCCGGCAGCTGGATGTGAAGCTATTGAAAGGCCTTGTGG AACAGGTGGCTGCTCGTAATCTCGGTCAACTCTGA